One segment of Leuconostoc lactis DNA contains the following:
- a CDS encoding sugar porter family MFS transporter, translated as MGTKRISNRFIYFFGALGGLLFGYDTGVISGAMLFIGDELGIQAGSFEDGFVTASVLLGAIVGAAIIGPLSDKLGRKKLLLISAIIFFVGALGSGIGSSYLLLVASRVLLGIAVGAASALIPTYLAELSPADKRGGIGTLFQLMIMTGIFLAYVSNEWLSPNGWLGLDQNVGWHWMLGLAAIPAALLFVGGLFLPESPRFLVRKGKIAEAKQVLLTMNGDPKLVAAELGDIELQASIPSGGLKELFGPMPRPVLIMAFGLAVFQQIMGCNTVLYYAPKIFISAGFSEHFALQSHIVIGVFNVIVTAIAVKIMDKIDRKKMLTYGAIGMGASLLIMSTAMLFLQAGHGNLGSWICVIALTLYIAFFSATWGPVMWVMIGEAFPLNIRGLGNSFGAVINWTANFGVSQSFPMLLIAFTPAHVVNAEGQGIAKLFIIYGVMCFAAIWFIHKYTIETRNRTLESIEAELRSRAHAKGYTADEKAIEA; from the coding sequence ATGGGAACCAAACGCATTTCAAATCGTTTTATTTACTTTTTTGGCGCTTTAGGCGGCCTGTTATTCGGCTATGATACTGGCGTCATTTCTGGGGCCATGTTATTTATAGGGGACGAATTGGGGATTCAAGCGGGTTCATTTGAAGATGGCTTCGTTACCGCATCAGTCTTATTGGGTGCTATCGTCGGGGCGGCCATTATTGGGCCGCTGTCTGATAAGCTTGGTCGTAAGAAGCTGTTGCTGATCTCAGCAATTATTTTCTTTGTCGGTGCCTTAGGGTCGGGAATTGGCAGCAGTTATTTATTACTTGTGGCTTCTCGTGTACTACTCGGTATTGCGGTTGGTGCCGCATCAGCCTTAATTCCAACTTATTTAGCGGAGTTATCACCAGCGGATAAACGTGGTGGGATTGGGACATTGTTTCAATTAATGATTATGACAGGGATTTTCTTGGCGTATGTCTCCAACGAATGGCTGTCACCAAATGGCTGGCTTGGTCTTGATCAAAATGTTGGCTGGCATTGGATGCTGGGGTTAGCTGCGATACCAGCAGCCTTGCTATTCGTCGGCGGACTCTTTTTACCAGAATCACCACGTTTTCTGGTGAGAAAAGGCAAGATTGCTGAGGCAAAACAAGTCTTGCTCACTATGAATGGTGATCCGAAATTAGTCGCAGCAGAACTTGGTGATATTGAATTACAAGCGTCAATTCCGTCAGGTGGGTTAAAAGAATTGTTCGGACCAATGCCACGACCGGTATTGATTATGGCTTTTGGATTAGCTGTTTTCCAGCAAATCATGGGATGTAACACGGTCTTGTATTATGCACCTAAAATCTTTATTTCAGCCGGATTTAGTGAACACTTTGCCTTGCAATCACATATTGTGATTGGGGTATTTAATGTGATTGTCACAGCGATTGCGGTTAAAATTATGGATAAAATTGATCGTAAAAAGATGTTGACTTACGGTGCGATTGGTATGGGCGCTTCCTTATTAATCATGTCAACGGCGATGCTCTTTTTGCAGGCTGGGCATGGTAATCTTGGCTCATGGATTTGTGTCATCGCCTTGACACTTTATATCGCCTTTTTCTCAGCAACATGGGGTCCTGTGATGTGGGTCATGATCGGTGAAGCCTTCCCATTGAATATTCGAGGTTTGGGTAATTCATTTGGTGCGGTCATCAACTGGACAGCTAATTTCGGCGTATCACAGTCATTTCCAATGTTACTCATTGCCTTCACACCCGCACACGTTGTGAACGCTGAAGGTCAAGGGATTGCAAAGTTGTTCATCATTTATGGTGTGATGTGTTTTGCCGCAATTTGGTTTATTCACAAGTATACGATTGAAACCCGTAATCGTACATTGGAATCTATTGAAGCTGAATTACGCTCACGCGCTCATGCAAAGGGCTATACCGCAGATGAAAAAGCCATTGAAGCTTGA
- a CDS encoding PTS sugar transporter subunit IIC, whose product MSDTLNNKVIPVVMRFVNTRPITAMKNGMLYPIPFIIVGAIFLILGQFPYQPVAAYFTKIGIDDWFMQAYNGSFAIMALFAVFGITYSWVHDSGYDGVPAGLLAIVTDIILQPNHVTTVANVLDKTKTSTNWMAENAIDKAWLGGKGMILAIIIGMLVGWIYTWFMKKGITIKLPEQVPSNVAASFTALVPAAAIITGATVVYGLFQKLGHTTFAEWIYRIIQTPLQHASDGPFGVLLITLVPVFLWFFGVHGSTIVSGIMQPLLISNNADNLTLYQAGKLSLDNGAHIVTQSFFEQFITVTGAGVTIGLVVYMIIGAKSVQMKTLAKLEIGPGLFNINEPVLFGIPLVLNPVMVVPFILAPVVTGFSTYYAIKFGIIPPLNGVYVPWTTPPIISGFIVGGWKVMLWQIFMLAVTIPIYWPFAQKYDKILVAQEKAV is encoded by the coding sequence ATGTCAGATACTTTGAACAACAAAGTGATTCCGGTTGTGATGAGGTTTGTGAATACACGCCCGATTACGGCGATGAAAAATGGGATGCTATATCCAATTCCATTTATCATTGTTGGGGCAATCTTTCTGATCTTGGGACAATTCCCATATCAACCCGTAGCTGCCTATTTCACGAAAATTGGCATTGATGATTGGTTCATGCAAGCGTACAATGGCTCGTTTGCGATCATGGCCCTGTTTGCAGTCTTTGGGATTACTTACTCGTGGGTGCATGACTCAGGGTATGATGGGGTCCCAGCTGGATTATTAGCGATTGTCACGGATATTATCCTGCAACCGAATCATGTGACAACGGTGGCCAATGTCCTAGATAAGACGAAGACATCTACTAACTGGATGGCAGAAAATGCCATTGATAAAGCTTGGCTTGGTGGTAAAGGCATGATCTTAGCCATTATTATCGGAATGCTGGTCGGTTGGATTTATACCTGGTTCATGAAGAAAGGGATTACGATTAAATTGCCAGAACAAGTGCCAAGTAACGTGGCGGCTTCATTTACAGCATTGGTACCGGCCGCTGCGATTATCACTGGTGCGACAGTTGTGTACGGTTTGTTCCAGAAGTTAGGGCACACCACATTTGCAGAATGGATCTATCGCATTATCCAAACACCGCTGCAACATGCTTCAGATGGCCCATTCGGGGTATTGTTGATTACCTTAGTCCCGGTATTCCTTTGGTTCTTCGGAGTCCATGGTTCAACAATTGTCTCAGGCATTATGCAACCCTTGTTGATTAGTAACAATGCGGACAACTTGACGTTGTATCAAGCTGGGAAATTGTCATTAGACAACGGCGCACATATTGTGACCCAATCATTCTTCGAACAGTTTATCACAGTCACTGGCGCTGGGGTCACAATTGGCTTGGTGGTGTATATGATCATTGGCGCAAAGTCAGTGCAGATGAAAACACTGGCCAAATTAGAAATTGGGCCAGGACTCTTCAACATTAACGAACCCGTTTTGTTCGGAATCCCACTGGTGTTGAATCCTGTGATGGTTGTGCCATTCATCTTAGCACCCGTCGTCACTGGTTTCAGTACGTATTATGCGATTAAATTTGGCATCATTCCACCATTAAATGGGGTCTATGTGCCTTGGACAACCCCACCAATTATTTCTGGTTTCATCGTTGGTGGTTGGAAGGTCATGCTTTGGCAAATCTTTATGTTGGCAGTCACGATCCCAATTTATTGGCCATTTGCACAAAAGTACGACAAAATTTTGGTTGCCCAGGAAAAGGCAGTTTAA
- a CDS encoding threonine/serine exporter family protein, whose translation MTDFILSTILALLSSVGFSIIANVPKRALLGAGITGVCSWIAYYVLDSVHHSIVLPNFMASLVVGMLGFFLARRFRVPVTMIYVGALISLVPGGMAFSTLQKLSENNLTAVLKGLFNTGSVAMSLALGIGVANIFNGWLYQKKMWLRK comes from the coding sequence GTGACGGATTTTATTTTAAGTACCATTTTGGCTTTGTTGTCTAGTGTGGGATTTTCTATTATTGCTAATGTACCAAAACGCGCCTTACTTGGGGCTGGTATTACAGGCGTCTGTTCTTGGATTGCCTATTATGTGTTAGATAGTGTGCATCATAGCATTGTGCTGCCCAATTTTATGGCATCGTTGGTGGTGGGGATGCTAGGTTTTTTCCTAGCGCGCCGTTTTCGTGTGCCTGTTACCATGATTTATGTCGGTGCACTGATTTCACTTGTACCAGGGGGGATGGCTTTTAGTACCTTGCAAAAATTGTCTGAAAATAATTTAACCGCTGTGCTGAAAGGGTTATTTAATACTGGTAGCGTCGCGATGTCATTGGCTTTAGGTATTGGGGTCGCTAATATATTTAACGGCTGGTTGTATCAGAAAAAAATGTGGTTACGCAAATAA
- a CDS encoding PTS sugar transporter subunit IIB encodes MATKTIMLACAAGMSTSMLVSKMQSAASAQGKDYEIFATSTSDVDNALSQRHPDVLLLGPQVAYLKNEVKAKTDAAGVPMDVINMMDYGMMKGDNVLATAEKIMG; translated from the coding sequence ATGGCAACAAAGACAATTATGTTAGCATGTGCAGCGGGGATGTCAACCTCAATGCTTGTTTCAAAGATGCAAAGTGCAGCATCGGCACAAGGGAAAGATTATGAAATTTTTGCAACATCTACATCTGATGTTGACAATGCCTTGTCACAACGTCATCCAGATGTGTTATTACTCGGACCACAAGTGGCTTACTTAAAGAATGAGGTTAAAGCAAAGACCGATGCAGCTGGTGTCCCAATGGATGTTATCAATATGATGGATTATGGCATGATGAAGGGCGATAATGTTTTGGCAACTGCGGAAAAGATCATGGGTTAA
- a CDS encoding Rrf2 family transcriptional regulator, which translates to MRFSYKLSDAIHILAYIHINQTNDLSSKAIAGSIGANASVVRSLMLDLRAAGLLTTRQGVATPALAQLPEDISLYDIYMAINMTHQLLHIDPKTNPNCLVGGQIQATLNHFYTDIESAAYQKMQAISLADVIRDLVTNDQK; encoded by the coding sequence ATGCGTTTTTCTTATAAATTAAGCGATGCCATACACATTTTAGCTTATATTCATATTAATCAAACCAACGACTTATCGAGTAAAGCAATCGCCGGCAGTATTGGCGCGAATGCCAGTGTGGTTCGGAGTTTAATGTTGGATTTGCGGGCAGCCGGCTTACTAACGACCCGTCAGGGCGTGGCGACACCCGCATTAGCCCAATTACCAGAAGATATTAGCCTGTATGATATCTACATGGCTATCAATATGACCCACCAATTATTGCATATTGATCCAAAAACCAATCCCAATTGTCTTGTCGGGGGACAAATTCAAGCAACGTTGAATCATTTTTATACCGACATTGAATCCGCGGCTTATCAGAAAATGCAAGCCATTTCATTAGCTGATGTGATTCGTGACCTTGTTACAAACGACCAAAAATAA
- a CDS encoding threonine/serine ThrE exporter family protein has translation MATNMTNPSYSEADIINVATDAGRLLLLGGAESFRIEETVEHIGQSLGLPLTCYVTLTAVIVSANNGVQTKLVKARISGFNLRTVDHVNTLSRSLVAGQITPEEFYAGIKTLKQQVVDFPLALKVFSAGLVGMAPSLIAKGTPLDYVIMFFAGVIGYLAYILTDKNSKTPYAPEFIGGLAIGLFVLMCHGLFPQISTLSAILGAVMPLVPGLAMTNAIREIIMGDVLSGLVRAITALLVVSSLVAGVWIAFELVRFV, from the coding sequence ATGGCAACAAATATGACGAATCCAAGCTATAGCGAAGCAGACATTATCAATGTCGCTACCGATGCCGGTCGCTTGTTACTCCTTGGTGGGGCGGAATCCTTTCGGATTGAAGAAACAGTTGAACATATTGGGCAATCACTGGGCCTACCATTGACTTGTTACGTGACGTTAACCGCTGTCATCGTTTCAGCAAACAATGGGGTACAAACGAAATTAGTTAAAGCGCGTATTTCCGGTTTTAATTTACGAACGGTTGACCATGTGAACACACTATCGCGCAGTTTGGTGGCTGGGCAAATCACGCCAGAGGAATTTTACGCCGGTATCAAAACGTTAAAGCAGCAGGTAGTGGATTTCCCACTGGCTTTAAAGGTATTTAGTGCGGGGCTGGTCGGAATGGCGCCGTCTTTAATTGCAAAAGGCACGCCACTTGATTATGTGATCATGTTTTTTGCTGGTGTTATTGGCTATCTGGCGTATATCTTAACGGACAAAAATTCTAAAACGCCTTATGCACCTGAATTTATTGGTGGTTTAGCAATTGGCTTGTTTGTCTTAATGTGTCATGGTTTATTCCCACAGATTTCGACTTTGTCAGCAATTCTTGGGGCGGTCATGCCACTGGTGCCAGGTTTGGCCATGACAAATGCGATTCGCGAAATTATTATGGGCGACGTGTTATCGGGTCTCGTGCGGGCGATTACTGCTTTGTTGGTGGTGTCGTCGTTGGTTGCTGGTGTGTGGATTGCGTTTGAACTTGTCAGATTTGTTTGA
- a CDS encoding HAD-IC family P-type ATPase: protein MSTKSSETDDVPLLNSSDFYQQSWTETVDTLQGNFPDGLDTQQAAARLEKFGYNEVTSKKTPKWQIFLRQFNNVIVYILLVAVALTLLMRHYSDAIVIGLVVIINALIGYMQEVNASNALDKIKSMLSVEATVIRDGERFDIPSRELVPGDLVYLEAGDNVPADLRIIDSDNLRIQESSLTGEADSVLKDNMLLVGQIPLAERSNMAYASTAVTNGSATGIVVATGVQTQIGQISQSVADVSAQKTPLIRELDSLGRGISWLIIVIAVVMFGLGWLLQIYSLPTLVMAIIAMIVGSMPEGLPAATSIILATGVKKLTKKHAIVKTLPAAETLGAVDIIASDKTGTLTKNEMTVQDIVIGQHHYHVTGTGYAPDGDILLDDVIVDAAKDPALEMFLTMGHQANDTFLTNEDGTWEINGEPTDAAFLSAYYKAFGLKKPKLIELDRIPFDSDYRYMARLVQNQKQSRFVAIKGAPDKLFDLAKNDPNFDLNYWSTLASGFAKSGKRVIAVGYIDVAPDVTEVTHELLKKLGITFLGLAAIIDPPRPEVIKAIADMRSAGIRVKMITGDSPDTAKAIGQQLGLADNIQAITGSEIEQLSDDELAKAVPQYDVFARTTPKDKLRIITAYQANGLVTAMTGDGVNDAPALKKADIGIAMGIKGTDVAKDSADMVLANDDFSTIKVAIAQGRRLYDNIRKTILYLLPTSFAEGLIVVFSILLQQPMPLTATQLLWINMVSALTLQLAFIFEPMEPGLMSQPPRKTSAKLMSRYDVFQMVYVSVIIAAVALGIFEYLDEITGFAVASTTAVNVIIFGKIFYLFNIRTAAPALSASFWTNPMAFVAIGAMIILQLLFTYVPFMQGVFTTAGLSWTDWLVVLATGFIVLLVTELDKYRRLAKQKRRTA, encoded by the coding sequence ATGAGCACCAAATCAAGTGAAACTGATGACGTTCCGTTATTGAATTCATCAGATTTCTACCAACAGTCGTGGACAGAAACCGTGGATACATTGCAAGGCAATTTTCCAGACGGTTTGGATACACAGCAAGCTGCAGCGAGACTTGAAAAGTTTGGCTACAACGAAGTTACGAGCAAGAAAACGCCAAAATGGCAAATCTTCTTGCGTCAATTTAACAATGTCATTGTTTATATCTTGCTCGTAGCTGTCGCCTTGACGTTACTCATGCGCCACTATTCAGATGCCATCGTTATTGGTCTTGTAGTGATCATTAATGCCTTGATTGGCTATATGCAAGAAGTGAATGCTAGCAATGCGTTAGATAAAATTAAAAGCATGCTATCTGTTGAGGCGACCGTTATCCGTGATGGGGAACGTTTTGATATCCCATCGCGTGAATTGGTACCAGGCGATCTTGTTTACTTAGAGGCCGGGGACAACGTCCCAGCCGATTTACGGATCATTGATTCAGATAATTTACGCATTCAAGAATCCTCTTTGACAGGTGAAGCCGATTCTGTCTTAAAGGACAATATGCTGCTTGTGGGCCAAATACCGCTTGCTGAGCGTAGTAATATGGCTTATGCATCAACGGCTGTGACGAACGGTAGTGCCACCGGTATTGTTGTTGCGACCGGTGTGCAGACGCAAATTGGTCAAATTTCTCAAAGTGTTGCGGATGTTTCAGCACAAAAAACACCATTAATCCGTGAGTTGGATAGTTTGGGTCGTGGTATTTCTTGGCTTATTATTGTCATTGCGGTTGTGATGTTTGGGCTTGGTTGGCTCTTGCAAATTTATTCATTGCCAACGCTTGTAATGGCCATTATTGCGATGATTGTTGGGTCAATGCCTGAAGGGTTGCCGGCCGCAACGTCAATCATTTTAGCCACTGGGGTTAAAAAATTAACGAAAAAACATGCTATTGTTAAAACGTTACCTGCCGCTGAAACATTGGGAGCAGTGGATATTATTGCCTCAGATAAAACGGGTACCTTAACAAAAAATGAAATGACGGTTCAAGATATTGTGATCGGTCAGCATCATTATCACGTTACCGGTACGGGCTATGCACCGGACGGAGATATCTTACTAGATGATGTCATTGTTGATGCCGCAAAGGACCCAGCGCTTGAAATGTTTTTGACGATGGGACATCAAGCCAACGATACGTTCTTAACCAATGAAGATGGCACGTGGGAAATTAATGGCGAACCAACGGATGCAGCTTTCTTATCGGCTTACTATAAGGCCTTTGGCCTCAAGAAGCCAAAGTTAATCGAACTAGATCGCATTCCGTTTGATTCGGATTACCGTTATATGGCACGTTTAGTTCAAAACCAAAAGCAATCACGCTTTGTGGCGATTAAGGGTGCGCCTGATAAGCTCTTTGACTTGGCCAAAAATGATCCTAATTTTGATTTGAACTATTGGTCAACCTTAGCCTCTGGATTTGCAAAGTCAGGTAAGCGTGTGATTGCGGTGGGGTACATCGACGTCGCACCTGATGTGACTGAGGTAACCCATGAGCTATTGAAAAAGCTTGGCATTACCTTCTTGGGCTTGGCGGCAATCATTGATCCACCACGTCCTGAGGTGATTAAAGCCATCGCGGATATGCGTAGTGCAGGCATTCGCGTGAAAATGATCACGGGTGATAGCCCTGATACTGCCAAAGCAATTGGGCAACAATTGGGCTTGGCGGACAATATTCAAGCGATTACTGGTTCAGAAATTGAACAATTATCCGATGATGAACTCGCTAAGGCTGTCCCGCAATATGATGTCTTTGCCCGTACAACACCAAAAGATAAACTTCGGATTATTACAGCTTATCAAGCCAATGGCTTAGTGACTGCCATGACTGGTGACGGTGTGAACGATGCGCCGGCTTTGAAAAAGGCTGATATTGGAATTGCCATGGGTATCAAGGGAACAGACGTTGCCAAAGATTCCGCAGATATGGTTTTGGCTAATGATGACTTTTCAACGATTAAAGTTGCGATTGCACAAGGTCGTCGTTTGTATGATAATATTCGCAAAACGATTTTGTACTTATTGCCAACCAGTTTCGCCGAAGGGCTTATTGTGGTCTTTAGTATTTTGTTGCAGCAGCCGATGCCACTAACAGCCACACAGTTGCTTTGGATTAACATGGTGTCAGCTTTGACGTTACAACTGGCGTTTATTTTCGAGCCGATGGAACCTGGCTTGATGTCACAACCCCCACGTAAAACATCGGCTAAGTTGATGAGTCGCTATGACGTTTTCCAGATGGTTTATGTCAGTGTGATTATCGCTGCTGTTGCTTTGGGAATCTTTGAGTACTTAGATGAAATCACTGGTTTTGCTGTGGCAAGTACGACCGCAGTTAACGTGATTATCTTTGGTAAAATTTTCTATCTCTTTAATATTCGAACAGCTGCACCAGCATTAAGTGCGTCATTCTGGACAAATCCAATGGCTTTCGTTGCCATTGGGGCGATGATTATTTTGCAACTTTTGTTCACGTATGTACCATTTATGCAAGGTGTCTTCACGACTGCAGGGCTATCATGGACGGATTGGCTTGTAGTCTTGGCAACCGGCTTCATTGTCTTGCTCGTGACAGAGTTAGATAAGTACCGCCGTCTTGCAAAACAAAAGCGTCGTACTGCTTAA
- a CDS encoding LysM peptidoglycan-binding domain-containing protein encodes MKKSLLVGAVAASMVGVQASTASASTTYRVKPGDTLYDIGLQHNLSVSQLKALNRLNSDTIHPGDVLVLGEEDANKPAPATPATTAATYTVKSGDTLSRIAAQFKMSVAEIAALNQISNVNAINVGQVLKVNGTTANTNTNTNQTNTSKPAASNAASYTVQSGDTLSKIAASHQMSLSQLAALNGITNPNLIRVGQVLKVTGATNHAQPSAPAAPTQQPAAPAAPTTNNATTYTVKAGDTLSRIAAQFKMNLAQIAALNQISNLNAIRVGQVLKVSNAAGSNNTQNTTQPSAGAPTNTAPSTTGYTVKSGDTLSAIAAANGVSLANLLSWNNLSLQAIIYPGQKLTIQKANNATVTTPNAPSTNTTPTGTPSTNGSYTVKSGDTLYGIAAKLGTNVQTLLSLNGLQLSSTIYVGQVLKTTGAPVAGAGTATSTPTPVTPTVSKPAAPNGVSTAGLSAAQAAWLRTAVVDAQAATAGTGVLASVTVAQAILESGWGQSALASAPYHNLFGIKKGFGWTGAVVNMNTSEFENGKWVTVVAPFRAYGSQMASFQDHTNFLLANSRYAANGVTNAPNYIAMATGLQAAGYATAPTYASALINLVERYNLQSLD; translated from the coding sequence ATGAAAAAATCTTTGTTAGTAGGTGCGGTTGCGGCATCTATGGTTGGTGTCCAGGCATCAACCGCTTCTGCCAGCACAACTTATCGTGTCAAACCAGGGGATACGTTGTATGACATTGGCTTACAGCATAATTTAAGTGTGAGCCAACTCAAAGCATTGAATCGTTTGAATTCAGATACTATTCATCCTGGGGATGTGTTAGTGTTGGGTGAAGAAGACGCTAACAAACCGGCACCCGCAACGCCAGCGACTACGGCAGCAACTTATACCGTAAAGTCTGGGGATACGCTATCTCGGATTGCGGCGCAATTTAAGATGAGCGTAGCGGAAATTGCGGCATTGAATCAAATTTCAAATGTTAACGCGATTAATGTGGGTCAAGTGTTAAAAGTCAATGGCACAACAGCCAATACCAATACGAACACCAATCAGACGAACACTTCAAAGCCAGCAGCATCTAACGCTGCTAGCTATACAGTCCAGTCTGGTGATACGCTCTCAAAGATTGCTGCTTCGCACCAAATGTCGCTCTCACAGTTGGCTGCGTTAAACGGCATCACGAACCCGAACTTAATTCGTGTTGGTCAAGTACTCAAGGTAACGGGGGCGACTAACCACGCGCAACCGTCTGCACCTGCTGCACCAACACAGCAACCAGCAGCGCCGGCTGCACCCACAACTAATAATGCGACAACTTATACGGTTAAGGCCGGTGATACGCTCTCAAGAATTGCGGCCCAGTTTAAGATGAATCTGGCCCAAATCGCCGCGTTGAATCAAATTTCGAATTTGAATGCAATCCGCGTGGGACAAGTTTTGAAGGTGTCTAACGCCGCTGGTTCAAATAATACACAAAATACAACCCAGCCTTCTGCAGGAGCACCAACGAACACGGCACCAAGCACAACAGGTTATACCGTTAAGTCTGGTGATACTCTGTCAGCAATCGCTGCGGCCAACGGTGTTTCATTGGCGAACTTGCTCAGCTGGAATAACTTATCATTACAAGCCATTATCTATCCTGGACAAAAGCTAACGATTCAAAAGGCTAACAATGCCACGGTCACAACACCAAACGCACCGTCAACTAATACAACCCCAACGGGAACGCCATCAACGAACGGTAGTTACACGGTGAAGTCAGGGGACACATTGTATGGCATTGCAGCAAAGTTAGGCACGAACGTCCAGACGTTACTGTCTTTGAATGGTTTGCAATTGTCAAGCACCATTTATGTCGGGCAAGTTTTGAAAACAACAGGCGCACCAGTTGCTGGTGCCGGCACAGCCACATCAACACCAACACCAGTAACGCCGACCGTCTCAAAACCTGCTGCACCAAATGGTGTTTCAACAGCTGGCTTAAGTGCTGCGCAAGCCGCATGGTTGCGGACAGCGGTTGTTGATGCGCAAGCGGCAACAGCAGGGACAGGTGTTTTGGCATCCGTGACGGTTGCCCAAGCGATTCTTGAAAGTGGTTGGGGCCAATCAGCTTTGGCTTCAGCGCCATACCATAACCTGTTTGGCATCAAAAAAGGCTTTGGTTGGACTGGTGCTGTCGTGAATATGAACACGTCTGAATTTGAAAACGGTAAGTGGGTCACGGTTGTGGCACCATTCCGCGCTTATGGTTCACAAATGGCATCGTTCCAAGATCACACTAATTTCTTACTGGCTAACAGTCGTTACGCAGCCAATGGGGTTACTAATGCGCCAAATTACATCGCGATGGCGACTGGTTTGCAAGCTGCTGGTTATGCCACAGCGCCAACATATGCAAGTGCGTTAATTAACTTGGTTGAACGTTATAATTTACAGTCATTGGACTAA
- a CDS encoding PTS lactose/cellobiose transporter subunit IIA, with protein sequence MNDERMVVIMGLILNGGDAKSHAFQAIQLAKTGDFAGARTEIQAADEALKAAHDIQTDMLTKAAQGEHIEVDLYMLHAQDHLMNGITFRDLAVEIIALYERQAG encoded by the coding sequence ATGAATGATGAACGAATGGTTGTCATTATGGGCTTAATCTTGAATGGTGGTGATGCGAAATCACACGCGTTTCAAGCCATTCAATTGGCTAAGACTGGTGATTTTGCAGGCGCACGTACTGAAATACAAGCAGCCGATGAAGCCCTTAAAGCAGCACATGATATCCAAACGGATATGTTGACGAAAGCGGCACAAGGGGAACACATTGAAGTTGATCTGTATATGTTACATGCGCAAGACCACTTAATGAATGGCATTACCTTCCGAGATCTAGCAGTTGAAATTATTGCGCTTTACGAACGCCAGGCAGGCTAA